Sequence from the Acidimicrobiales bacterium genome:
CCCGTTCCAGCTGGAGCGGGCCCGCCACCTGAGCACGGGGCGCACCGGGCTCGTGCTCACCGCCCTGCCTGTGGCCCTCGGGGTGGTGGCGCCCGCCGGCGGACGCCTGGCCGACCGCATCGGGCCCCGGCCGGTCACAGCCGGCGGGATCCTGGTGACCGCCGGCGCCCTGGCCGCCCTCGTGACCGTCCACTCGGCGGTGTGGACGGTGGTGGTGATCCTGGCGGTGGCCGGGGTGGGGCTGGGCCTGTTCACGCCGGCCAACAACGCCGCCATCATGTCGGCCGCCCCCCGGGCCCAGTCGGGGTTGGCCAGCGGGGTCCTCAACATGACCCGGGGCGCGGGCACCGCCCTCGGGCTGGCCCTCACCAGCCTCATCTTCGATGGGGCCGGCTTCTCCGCCGCCGTGGTCCTCCTGGCTGCGGCGGCCGCGCTGGCGGCGGTCCCCGCCTTCCTGCGGGGAGGCGTCAGGCCTGGTCCAGGCTCGGCGCCACCACCTCTCTGAAGATCAGCTGCACCGCCGCCGCGGTGGGGATGGCCACCAGGGCGCCGACGATCCCGAGCAGGGCGCCGCCGATCAGCACCGCAACCACGGTCACCAGGCCCGACACCTCAACCGTGCGCGCCATGATCTTCGGCGTGATGAGGTAGTCCTCGAGGAAGCGGTAGATGACGTAGAAGGCGGCGGTGGCGATGGCCACCGGCAGCGACTTGGTCAGCGCCACCAGCGACACGATGATCCCGCCGATGGTCGAGCCCACGATCGGGATCAGGTCCATCAGGGCCACGAAGATCGCCAGGAACAGGGCGTACGGGACGCCGAAGATGATCAGCCACAGGAACGTCCCGGCCCCGGCGATCACCGACGTGGTGATGTTCCCCAGCACGAAGCCGCCGACCCGGTCGAGGATCTCCTCGGAGAGGGCCTCGACGCGCGGCCGCCGGCTGGCCGGCACCAGGCCGTAGGCGGTCCGCTTCACGCGGGGGAGGGAGCCGAGGAAGTACGCGGTCAGCACGATGGTGATGAGGGTCTCGGTGGCGGTGCGCGCCACGAACTTGCCGACACCGAGGGCGCTGTTGGCCAGGTTCGACACGGTCGATCCGGTGCTGACCTTCTTCTGGATGGTCGAGATGATGTGGTAGCGCGCATCGAGATGACCCAGGAAGCCGTTGTGCTTCTTGATGCTGTTCAGGTACCTGGGCAGCTCGTGGGCAAACTGGGTGATCTGGTTCGAAAGCGGGGGGATGGCCGCGGCCAGGAAGCCGGCGAAGATCGCCAGCGCC
This genomic interval carries:
- a CDS encoding AI-2E family transporter; amino-acid sequence: MARAEEPKHRLDALTHHEHRPTDLGRRGRPFNRSHPFIVGFTAALGVLAALGLVLGVRALREVLVSVGLAFFIAVGLDPAVRFVARWVPRWAALLIVSFAALAIFAGFLAAAIPPLSNQITQFAHELPRYLNSIKKHNGFLGHLDARYHIISTIQKKVSTGSTVSNLANSALGVGKFVARTATETLITIVLTAYFLGSLPRVKRTAYGLVPASRRPRVEALSEEILDRVGGFVLGNITTSVIAGAGTFLWLIIFGVPYALFLAIFVALMDLIPIVGSTIGGIIVSLVALTKSLPVAIATAAFYVIYRFLEDYLITPKIMARTVEVSGLVTVVAVLIGGALLGIVGALVAIPTAAAVQLIFREVVAPSLDQA